Within Nakaseomyces glabratus chromosome G, complete sequence, the genomic segment TCTAGACCAAATCTTTTCTCATTTGGAAATTTAGTCGATAGGAAACTCTCGAAAGAAGTAGCCCAAGTTAGTCTATCCAAGATTTGTCTTTTTTGATCAACTGTGTATTGGTAAGGGGTAGGGATTTCGATTCTTTCTCTTAGCCACTCACACTTCTCCTTGGATGGGATGTGGGTATATTCGATACCGTAAGAGGTACAGTATAGTTTTTCCATGTGCTCAATGATTTCTCTAAGTGTCATGGACTTCTTGCCGTCCCTGGCAAATCTAGGCAAAATACCTGGACCCAAGTTGATTTCTCTATCGAGATCACGCTCGGTGAATCCGTAATAATCTAGGGTCAATTCCTTAGGGATAGTAGCATTCTTGTTGCTGCCGAAGGAGATGCCCAGTGGGTCGATATGCGCTTTCAAGTGACCTCTCACCTGGTAAGCTCTACACAGCAGCTGTACTTTCAAATGCACAGAGACGTTCTCGTCGATGTTAGATCCGGATAGAGTGGATAGTGGTGCCTCGTGAGTACCTTGTGGCGAGCCCAACAGGATAGGTGGGGCCTGGAAAGCCTGGGATGCAGGTATCTTCAAGTCCTTCATGTTCTTGAAGTAAGCATTCCAGGAGGCATGAACCGAGGATGGGTCCTGCTGCCAGGCCTGGTACATTTCGTCAATATATGCTGCATTGGTAGTGTTGACAAAGTTGTCCTGGGACGCATATGTCCTCACAGCAGTGGCCCTGACAGTGTTCAAAACTGTGCGCTGCTGCAGAACCTTCCTGTTGGCCAAACGCCAAGAGGACGACCATGCTTTAGTTCTCAACATTGTGGTGTCTCGCTTTCGTTTTTCGTATTCGTGTTTGTACGGCTATAAGTAAACTTGTTTTTAGCGTTGCAAAAGGAATACTTCcaattctttgaataaaTTGTAGTGTTTTCCCTATAATTTTCCGCTGGTATCCTCAGTAAGTCATAAAGAAGTTCGCTGGGGAGGTGTGACTAGTGGGCACCAAAGTACTGGCGAAAAGAGTCCGTCCAGTATTTATACCCCGGAATCCGCAAGAAGATACTAGCCCCTTCTGTCCGGTTAGGCCAGTGCCAGTCCGCATTACTGGAGCCCATTACTGGGAACCCATACCTACATTGTGATTGGACATGTCTGTGCACTGAACCCCGATGTCTCGGTGATTCCCTCATTGGCAAAAGGTCGGAATTAGCTGCTCTTAGTTGTTCAGCTCCCTTGAAAAGTCACTTCGGCCTTCTCATTGGTCAGAATCGTTTCTCACATgacaaaaaggaaaatattcAAGTTACCCGGCCATATTTTAATAGGTTGCAGGTATATCATAGCAGTCAATATAGTCATTGTATTTCGAGTAATAGTGGGCACCTCTGCTCTCCAGTGTGGGCACAGCTTCTACAAGAATGCCTTAAGTTCATTTACGTGATCTACTAGTACAAGAgacaagaaatatatatatgaataAGCTACTTGGGAAAGAGAAGAGTGAATgtggtaaaaaaaaattgaaatccATTTTGCGAGCGAAACATAGGTGACTCTGTATTTGCTGAGATCCAATAATGTTTGCTCTAATGCTCACTTTTTGAGCATTCGAAGTTTGTTATCctcttttttctctctctgGCCTCTGGGTGCTAATATACATAAGCAATTATACATGATAAATGGACGATTATAAAGAATGTGATGATGGGGGGGATACTCTTGATGGCTGAGGCATGATGATAGAGAGAGAATTCATAACAAAAGGAAACAACTtcgaaagaaaaaaaaaactaatgTGAATAAATCATAGCCACCAAAAGGAATCTATCCCAACACATTCTTCATCCATGtgaagaaacaaaaattatataattaaaCTGCAACATGACCTTGACCAATAGGTCgtgagaaaaaaaaactaatgTACAATCCTTAAGAAGCGAGCTCTATGTTTGAAAAGCTTACAAATCTTCTTCGATGAAACCCTTGTGGGAAACGTAGATACCATCCAAAAACTTACGGATATCCTTGTTTCTAACACGGCAGATTTGTTGGACATCAGCAGCATTTTGGGAAACGTCTTCGACAGAGTTACCGGACAAGACCAATTCATCCTTTTGAGCAGTGGAGAATTCGACATCGACACCGTCTCTAACTGGGACCAGTCTGACCTTCTTGTCACCCAAGAAGTTTCTGATTTCAATGAACTTCTTACCGTCCTTGTCAATGGTGTTAACATTGATTGGGAAATGCGCGTAGACGTATCTCAACTTGTACTTGTAACCCTTGGTGACACCGGTGATTAAGTTGTCAACCAAAGACTTAACAGTTCTCAAAGCGGCAACGTGCTTTCTGTCACCGTTGTGGACGGTAACCTTGATCAACTTCTCGCTGACCTTGGTGAAAGTAACATCAATGTGCTTCAAGGACTTGACCAAGGTACCTCTTGGGCCAGTAACCTTAACAACTCTGGACTTGATGCTGACAGTAACACCTTCTGGGACTGCGATAGATTGTTCGGTTTGAATGTACTTCATCTTTGTATATTATGGCAATTGGCTTTTGTTGACTAAGTTCCTAAAAAAAAGGTGAAGAAAGGAAAATGTTACGTAGACTGAATTAAGTAAGCCTGTTAAACATGAACTTGCAAACCTTCTTTTCACTTGTCTTTTTATACCTTTCCAGTTTGCtgaatgaaaaatttttcacaaaaaaatttttcattgcGTGATTGTTATCACTTAGTACGTTTTTTCTCTTCGTCAGGTATGAGGACAATGAGCATCTGAGGGTTCTTTAGCTTATAGTACATCTGTAATTGTGATTTAATTAATAGTACAACATGTATTTGTGAGCGTGCAGTATACGCAAACAGTAAAGAGATTTCtatatatcatatatattcataacATTAGAGTCTCCAGCccatttttcaattatagAATGTTAATTAGTTTGGTGTGCTCGAGAGGCTTTGCCCGGAGGGGTGGAACGTCTACCTTGTCCAATTTAGTGTTTGGAGAACCAGGTATTGGTGAATTCGTTTAGCTTCTCTGCGTCATTGTATACCCAGGATCCTTCCTCGTTGTAGAATCTGGCGTTATCAAACATGGTCTGAATGTCTTCCTTAACATCATCTAGAGACTTGTAGACACCTTTTCTTGCGTTCTTCTGAATAACGTCTATGGACAATGGCTTCTTAATCAGTTTGTAGTAATCTGGGTATTCCCGCTTAGATGGCAAGGTCTCAAAGATGGAGGTTAGTGGGTGCTCATCGGACTCATCTAGCTGAGAACGCATGTCGTCTACTAATGTATCCACCAGCTTCTTGGTCTCGTTAATGGGTTGTTTAGGGGTTTTTACTTTGATTTTCGCAGATACCTTCTTACTTGAAGCCTTATCGGTTTTATTTGTCTCAGTATCGTTCTCCTCCGGAATGCTTTGGTCATCATTTTGTTTTAACTTCAATTTGATCTTCAGTTTAggcttcttcttgtctGGGCCTTCAATGATCTCAACAAGATTTTTAGGTTTCTCAGATTCAACAATCTTGATGGTTCTCTTTCTACCCTTTCTAGGAGAAGCCTTTAGTGGTTCTGACGTAGTGCCATCATGGACAGGCTCTTCAGGTAACTGTTCCGATACCTTTACATCATCAAGAGcacctcttcttctccGACCTCTTCTACCCTTCGCTTGTGTTTGATCAGGTTGAGAGTCGTTCAGTTCAGTATCACCACCGTTTTCAACCGTTTCTGTAACTGCACCATTCTCTTCCATCTTTGGAGTTCCTTCAACTGGCTCctcttcaatattttcgCTGTCCAATTTCTTGGCTCTATTTCTCGTTCTTCTCTCACGAGCTTCACGTTTTCTCTTGATAACATCTTCTAGTGTACTATTCTCGTCCTCAACAGCTTCCAAAAATTGTTCTTCAGTTAGACCATCATCATAGAACACACGTTTGGTGTTACGCATTCTTCCTAATGCGACAGGTTCTGGTTTCAAATGTTTTTCGATATCTTCAGTGAATACAGAAGGCAGTTCATCTGTTTCGATAAGTCTGGTCTGGGGAGCATTTAAACCGAGTTCCTTGGCGTGCTTCTTCTCCATCTCAATTCTCTCTTTAtccattttatcaaataaaatcTTCTCGTCGTCAGAACGGGCTAGAATATCATTCAGTTCGTCATCGTCAAGTTCAGccttatcatcatcatctctATTGGATTCGTTTTCAAGTAATCTTCTCAAGAACTCTTCTTGCTCCTCAGCAGTAGATTTGTTATCAAATTTACCAGCTTGGATAACTTTACCGTCAATATCTAGCTTCTGCATTGCCCTTTCCAATATGACTTCTTCAACGGAATCAGTTGTGATCAATCTTAAAATACGCACTTCATTCTTTTGACCAATTCTGTGCGCTCTATCTTGAGCTTGTAAATCTTGATGAGGATTCCAGTCTGTGTCAAAAATAATGACCGTATCAGCAGATTGTAAGTTCAAACCTAAACCACCAGCTCTTGTCGATAATAGGAAACAGAAATATTCTGAGTTTTCGACGTTAAATTCTTTTAACATATCATTTCTATCTTCTGCTTTCGTACTACCATCAAGACGCATATACTTTAGGTCTCTCATTCTTAAAAAGTCCTCCATAATATCCATAACTTGTGTCATTTGGAAAAATATTAAGACTCTGTGACCAGTCGCTTTGAATTTGGGTAAAATACGATCTAATAGTTCGAATTTACCAGCTACCCTATATAGCAAATCACTATTGCCCCTAGAAGGATTTACGACAGCTTCCACCtcatcaaatacaaaagGATGATTACAGATTTTTCTCAATTGCATAATCTTGTTATTCAAACCTTTAATACCACCCTTTGTGGCACCTTCAGTACCTGCACCAACAAACAGAGCATTGTGTTTCAACATTTGTTGATATAGCTGCTGTTGCAGCCCAGATAGTTTACATTTAACGACCTTCTCAACCTTGTCAGGTAGATCCTTCtcaacttctttcttcaaacGACGCAGTAAGAATGGTCTTAAAACCTTATGTAGTCTTCTGATAACTAAAAGGGTTTCTTCTTCGGTTAATTCAAGTTTCTCTTGTGTACCGGTGTTTGCGAAAGGAGTGTTAAACCAATCTTCAAATGTTTTAGCtgaattgaaaatttttggtaGTACAAAGTTTAGCAAAGCCCATAGTTCCGGAAGATTGTTCTGCAGAGGGGTACCAGTTAGGATTAATCTATTCCTTGttctataatattttgtaattgtaaATGATAACTTAGAATTTGCGTTCTTCATTCTGTGACCTTCATCAATAATCATATGCGACCATTCGTGCTTAGATAATAATGCCTTGTCTTTGATGATGTATTCATATGTCGTTAAGAGCACGTCAAAATTACCTGATCTAATCTTATGTTGAAGCGCATGTCTTTGATTCGGAGTACCTTTGTAAATAATTGTTGTAAGAGATGGAGCCCATTTCTCAAATTCCAGTGTCCAGTTAGTAATTGTTGATAGAGGAACAATAACCAAATAAGGGCCAGGTTCCTGCTTAACCTCGTATAGATATGTAATTAGGGAAATGGATTGGATTGTTTTACCTAGACCCATTTCGTCCGCTAAAATGCCATTCAGATGATTGTTATATAAAGATACCATCCATTCTAAACCTCTTAATTGATATTCTTTTAAGGTACCACCAACTAGAATAGAAGgttgtttttcaattttctcTTTAATTCTATGTGCCACCTCGTAATAATCAATCTTCTCTCTGTCTTCGTCATTGATCGGAGTGATTTCTTCACCTTTTAAAATTTtagtttcattttgttGAACTCTAACGGCTTGAGCAAGAGAATCCAAGAAAGAGTTAGTTTGTCTCAACAATTGCGTAATTCTAGTATCTTTTGTCTGATCAAGCAATCTCAAATATGCTTCCTCATCATTCGATTTCAATGCTTGCAGACGTTGTTTGGCAGTTCTTTCAATCCTCTTTTGTTCATCCCTTTCTATTTGCCCATGTAGGGACATGCAGATTCTTCCGAATTGGGCACATCTATCGCTTCTTGACCATTCATTTTCCTGTCTCTCTCTAATTAATGATAAAGTAGTGTTGACTTTTTGTAAATGCAAGTTACGCTCCTTTTTACGCTTGTCCAAAAGGTGTTGTCTCTCTAGTTCTTCAGCGATCCTAGCTGTCTGTGGAACAATGACTTTACTTCTCACCTGAACAGACCTTTGTGCTGCCATTGTAAAAGGTGAGTCACGTAGAAATGGTATGGAATGGTGCGCTTGGCTGGCAACGGTGTTAATCAATTTTTGTCTAATTGACTTCTGTTTTGTTAGAAGTTTCAATGATTTCAACTCTATAATAGCTTTTAGCTTATGCTCATCAATCTTAGATGGTGCATCATTCTTTGAGATAAAGTCTAGACAGTCGTTTAAAGAGTACGTAGCCAAGTTACCTGGTAATCTCTCTAACTCAAAAATCCTTTTAGCAATCCTCGTCGATATAATTTCTTCGGTTTCTCTATTTCCTAGTTGGTTTTTTAAAGTTACAAGCGTGAAACTATCTTTCATACCTAATAATTCAGCGTTTTCATCCAAATTATATGCCAGCTTTATCTGTTTAATAAGGTTTGTGTCAGTGGGATGATTAGCTGAAACTGTCTCCTCATCTTTGAGGAGATCCTCTGGCAATTGTAGATCTCTCTCCAGTAATTGCAATGCTAGAACTTGCTTTCTCAACTTTTCACTATCATATTTACTTAGTGAGTCGCGTAAATCTTGTAGTTCTTTTAACCTGGCGTTAAATTCGTCCTGTTCTTGTGTAATTTGGGCAAAGACATCCTCTATAGCATCTATCTCGACCTTGTTGCTATCGGGACGCGTGATAATGGCTCTATACCTGAATATCAGCTGCTCCAATTCCTCGGATGACCGTGGTTTGGGTATACGCAATTTCAATTCCTCACTCGGGACCAGATCCTCTTCCTTTGGCACAACGCTGTCCACAGCCATTGGCATACTCAGTGTCTCAGACATGTTATAAATCGCTAGTGAACCTAATAAACTAGTCTGTTTAGTCCGTTAGTTATCAAAGTAGACTGAAGgtcaacaaaaaaagtgCGCTTGATAGTGACGTGGTCCTATCCTCAATTATGCATACACTGTCAATACTTTTGGCAACTGAAAACACTCCAATACAGTATAGAAAATTAACCGCTCAGCTAGCCAagtttcttcctcttccaGTCGTGACACCAGAAGTAATAGTTTGGcagtttctttgtttttccAAAATTCTTAATTTTCTGAACTTCCATCAAGGTCGTTCGTTGTACATGATGGTGTCtggtgaaagaaaaaatttggcCTTCTGCGA encodes:
- the STH1 gene encoding RSC chromatin remodeling complex ATPase subunit STH1 (CAGL0G08756g~Ortholog(s) have DNA translocase activity, helicase activity, lysine-acetylated histone binding activity) — translated: MSETLSMPMAVDSVVPKEEDLVPSEELKLRIPKPRSSEELEQLIFRYRAIITRPDSNKVEIDAIEDVFAQITQEQDEFNARLKELQDLRDSLSKYDSEKLRKQVLALQLLERDLQLPEDLLKDEETVSANHPTDTNLIKQIKLAYNLDENAELLGMKDSFTLVTLKNQLGNRETEEIISTRIAKRIFELERLPGNLATYSLNDCLDFISKNDAPSKIDEHKLKAIIELKSLKLLTKQKSIRQKLINTVASQAHHSIPFLRDSPFTMAAQRSVQVRSKVIVPQTARIAEELERQHLLDKRKKERNLHLQKVNTTLSLIRERQENEWSRSDRCAQFGRICMSLHGQIERDEQKRIERTAKQRLQALKSNDEEAYLRLLDQTKDTRITQLLRQTNSFLDSLAQAVRVQQNETKILKGEEITPINDEDREKIDYYEVAHRIKEKIEKQPSILVGGTLKEYQLRGLEWMVSLYNNHLNGILADEMGLGKTIQSISLITYLYEVKQEPGPYLVIVPLSTITNWTLEFEKWAPSLTTIIYKGTPNQRHALQHKIRSGNFDVLLTTYEYIIKDKALLSKHEWSHMIIDEGHRMKNANSKLSFTITKYYRTRNRLILTGTPLQNNLPELWALLNFVLPKIFNSAKTFEDWFNTPFANTGTQEKLELTEEETLLVIRRLHKVLRPFLLRRLKKEVEKDLPDKVEKVVKCKLSGLQQQLYQQMLKHNALFVGAGTEGATKGGIKGLNNKIMQLRKICNHPFVFDEVEAVVNPSRGNSDLLYRVAGKFELLDRILPKFKATGHRVLIFFQMTQVMDIMEDFLRMRDLKYMRLDGSTKAEDRNDMLKEFNVENSEYFCFLLSTRAGGLGLNLQSADTVIIFDTDWNPHQDLQAQDRAHRIGQKNEVRILRLITTDSVEEVILERAMQKLDIDGKVIQAGKFDNKSTAEEQEEFLRRLLENESNRDDDDKAELDDDELNDILARSDDEKILFDKMDKERIEMEKKHAKELGLNAPQTRLIETDELPSVFTEDIEKHLKPEPVALGRMRNTKRVFYDDGLTEEQFLEAVEDENSTLEDVIKRKREARERRTRNRAKKLDSENIEEEPVEGTPKMEENGAVTETVENGGDTELNDSQPDQTQAKGRRGRRRRGALDDVKVSEQLPEEPVHDGTTSEPLKASPRKGRKRTIKIVESEKPKNLVEIIEGPDKKKPKLKIKLKLKQNDDQSIPEENDTETNKTDKASSKKVSAKIKVKTPKQPINETKKLVDTLVDDMRSQLDESDEHPLTSIFETLPSKREYPDYYKLIKKPLSIDVIQKNARKGVYKSLDDVKEDIQTMFDNARFYNEEGSWVYNDAEKLNEFTNTWFSKH
- a CDS encoding 60S ribosomal protein uL6 (CAGL0G08734g~Ortholog(s) have cytosol, nucleus localization); translated protein: MKYIQTEQSIAVPEGVTVSIKSRVVKVTGPRGTLVKSLKHIDVTFTKVSEKLIKVTVHNGDRKHVAALRTVKSLVDNLITGVTKGYKYKLRYVYAHFPINVNTIDKDGKKFIEIRNFLGDKKVRLVPVRDGVDVEFSTAQKDELVLSGNSVEDVSQNAADVQQICRVRNKDIRKFLDGIYVSHKGFIEEDL